A window from Ignavibacteriota bacterium encodes these proteins:
- a CDS encoding VOC family protein — translation MKKTAKNTVCLWYDGGAEDAARFYAATFPDSSVDAVHRAPGDFPSGKEGDVLTVEFTVLGIPCLGLNGGPAFKHSEAFSFQVATVDQAETDRYWHAIVANGGQESACGWCKDRWGLSWQITPLALTQAITDPDPAAAKRAFEAMMTMRNIDIAAIEAARRGADRTGRKGL, via the coding sequence ATGAAGAAGACGGCAAAGAACACGGTGTGCCTCTGGTACGATGGGGGCGCGGAGGATGCTGCACGGTTCTACGCTGCTACCTTCCCCGATTCATCCGTCGATGCTGTGCATCGGGCACCGGGGGACTTTCCATCAGGAAAAGAGGGGGATGTGTTGACGGTTGAATTCACCGTGCTGGGCATTCCATGTCTCGGCCTTAACGGAGGGCCTGCATTCAAACACAGCGAAGCTTTTTCGTTTCAAGTGGCAACTGTGGACCAGGCCGAAACGGACCGCTACTGGCATGCGATCGTTGCCAATGGCGGGCAGGAGAGCGCCTGCGGGTGGTGCAAAGACAGATGGGGACTCTCATGGCAGATCACGCCGTTGGCCCTGACCCAGGCGATCACCGACCCCGATCCCGCTGCGGCGAAACGCGCGTTCGAAGCGATGATGACCATGCGCAATATCGACATTGCCGCGATCGAGGCGGCGCGCCGTGGCGCAGACCGCACGGGGCGGAAGGGACTCTGA